A window of Gasterosteus aculeatus chromosome 9, fGasAcu3.hap1.1, whole genome shotgun sequence contains these coding sequences:
- the LOC120825249 gene encoding uncharacterized protein LOC120825249 isoform X1 gives MAETIVTFQSQLSGVMETVFKAAMYEITRLVEDSFLEEVTRCREQVESLKRRLKWSESRRKDREGDRRGTCLDCGRVGVSDEDNPIATEKSLKQESVLQEVNDSQSTDGGAPCRAAEETRPEAHRAMMASQSPGVQGGKLNRLLKEEALQITPETESQERWGVNLDGWSHKTEASALPGPSKRFIDQKIPKSNLNWEAGYGQRPNSGQDEHSGDPSQPLFQSRYGMEELGGFGKTGYGDSHMIDMDNLDGLQGSPSQLGEDLSYMGHYEGDLEAPEGAEHQDYQTGASRNRVAAVGSPAGSPTRTNIDVSGELSCLLINEEGYLQDPSMLYPENVSGDPGGRENFRGPGIRGDPSLDSTEDMYRQSDAYNDTLNLGERLQHPAAGRGGRRQNCNQCSMSFPDSASLKAHKQTHKSTGQVPPYSCTQCGKTFTQACNLKVHQRIHSGQGLHLCSHCGKGFSSFSDLKTHKCGQTGDKPYCCTVCGNKFSRLWNLKLHRRIHTQEKPHRCTMCDKSFTRADILKVHQRTHTGERPYCCTVCGLSFKRLDHLKSHQRKHMTDL, from the exons ATGGCCGAAACAATAGTAACGTTTCAATCTCAACTCTCTGGCGTGATGGAAACGGTCTTCAAAGCTGCCATGTATGAGATCACGCGGCTGGTGGAGGACAGTTTTTTGGAAGAGGTGACGAGGTGCAGGGAGCAGGTTGAGTCCCTGAAGAGGCGACTAAAGTGGTCGGAGAGTCGCCGTAAAGACCGAGAGGGAGACCGGAGGGGGACATGTCTCGACTGTGGAAGAGTAGGGGTGTCCGATGAGGACAATCCCATCGCGACAG AGAAAAGTCTTAAACAGGAGAGCGTGTTGCAAGAGGTAAATGACTCCCAAAGCACCGACGGGGGGGCGCCTTGTCGTGCAGCGGAAGAGACAAGACCAGAGGCCCACAGGGCCATGATGGCATCACAG TCTCCAGGTGTACAGGGTGGCAAGCTGAATAGGCTGCTCAAGGAGGAAGCTCTTCAGATCACACCAGAAACTGAGTCCCAAGAGAGATGGGGAGTCAATTTGGATGGTTGGTCTCATA AAACAGAGGCATCAGCTCTTCCGGGGCCCAGTAAACGTTTCATTGACCAGAAAATCCCAAAGAGTAATTTGAATTGGGAAGCTGGCTATGGCCAGAGGCCAAACTCAGGCCAAGATGAACACTCAGGTGACCCATCCCAACCCCTTTTCCAGAGCAGGTATGGTATGGAAGAATTGGGCGGCTTTGGCAAGACTGGCTATGGAGACTCCCATATGATAGACATGGATAACTTGGATGGGTTGCAAGGATCACCATCCCAACTGGGTGAGGATCTTAGCTACATGGGGCATTACGAGGGAGATCTGGAAGCACCAGAAGGAGCCGAGCATCAAGATTATCAAACAGGTGCTTCACGAAATAGAGTGGCTGCGGTCGGTTCACCTGCCGGctctcccactaggacaaacaTTGATGTCAGCGGAGAGCTCAGCTGTTTATTGATCAATGAAGAAGGGTATCTACAGGACCCAAGTATGTTGTACCCTGAAAATGTGTCTGGCGATCCTGGCGGCAGGGAGAACTTCAGGGGCCCGGGCATTCGCGGTGACCCATCTTTAGACAGCACGGAGGACATGTATAGACAGTCAGATGCGTACAATGACACCTTAAACCTGGGAGAGAGGCTTCAGCATCCGGcagcggggagaggggggaggagacaaAACTGTAACCAGTGCTCCATGTCGTTCCCTGATTCAGCCTCACTAAAGGCCCACAAGCAGACACATAAGAGCACCGGACAAGTGCCACCGTACTCCTGCACCCAGTGCGGAAAGACTTTCACGCAAGCCTGCAACCTCAAAGTCCACCAGAGGATCCATTCGGGGCAGGGGCTTCACCTCTGCAGCCATTGTGGGAAaggtttctcttctttctctgaCCTAAAGACACATAAGTGTGGCCAAACAGGTGACAAACCGTACTGCTGCACTGTATGCGGGAACAAGTTCAGTCGTCTCTGGAATCTTAAGTTGCACCGGAGAATTCACACTCAAGAAAAACCTCATCGGTGCACTATGTGTGATAAGAGCTTCACAAGGGCGGATATATTGAAAGTTCACCAGCGTACCCACACGGGGGAAAGACCATACTGCTGCACTGTCTGTGGACTCAGCTTCAAGCGCCTGGATCATCTGAAATCGCATCAACGCAAACACATGACAGATCTATGA
- the LOC120825249 gene encoding uncharacterized protein LOC120825249 isoform X2 has protein sequence MAETIVTFQSQLSGVMETVFKAAMYEITRLVEDSFLEEVTRCREQVESLKRRLKWSESRRKDREGDRRGTCLDCGRVGVSDEDNPIATEKSLKQESVLQEVNDSQSTDGGAPCRAAEETRPEAHRAMMASQSPGVQGGKLNRLLKEEALQITPETESQERWGVNLDETEASALPGPSKRFIDQKIPKSNLNWEAGYGQRPNSGQDEHSGDPSQPLFQSRYGMEELGGFGKTGYGDSHMIDMDNLDGLQGSPSQLGEDLSYMGHYEGDLEAPEGAEHQDYQTGASRNRVAAVGSPAGSPTRTNIDVSGELSCLLINEEGYLQDPSMLYPENVSGDPGGRENFRGPGIRGDPSLDSTEDMYRQSDAYNDTLNLGERLQHPAAGRGGRRQNCNQCSMSFPDSASLKAHKQTHKSTGQVPPYSCTQCGKTFTQACNLKVHQRIHSGQGLHLCSHCGKGFSSFSDLKTHKCGQTGDKPYCCTVCGNKFSRLWNLKLHRRIHTQEKPHRCTMCDKSFTRADILKVHQRTHTGERPYCCTVCGLSFKRLDHLKSHQRKHMTDL, from the exons ATGGCCGAAACAATAGTAACGTTTCAATCTCAACTCTCTGGCGTGATGGAAACGGTCTTCAAAGCTGCCATGTATGAGATCACGCGGCTGGTGGAGGACAGTTTTTTGGAAGAGGTGACGAGGTGCAGGGAGCAGGTTGAGTCCCTGAAGAGGCGACTAAAGTGGTCGGAGAGTCGCCGTAAAGACCGAGAGGGAGACCGGAGGGGGACATGTCTCGACTGTGGAAGAGTAGGGGTGTCCGATGAGGACAATCCCATCGCGACAG AGAAAAGTCTTAAACAGGAGAGCGTGTTGCAAGAGGTAAATGACTCCCAAAGCACCGACGGGGGGGCGCCTTGTCGTGCAGCGGAAGAGACAAGACCAGAGGCCCACAGGGCCATGATGGCATCACAG TCTCCAGGTGTACAGGGTGGCAAGCTGAATAGGCTGCTCAAGGAGGAAGCTCTTCAGATCACACCAGAAACTGAGTCCCAAGAGAGATGGGGAGTCAATTTGGATG AAACAGAGGCATCAGCTCTTCCGGGGCCCAGTAAACGTTTCATTGACCAGAAAATCCCAAAGAGTAATTTGAATTGGGAAGCTGGCTATGGCCAGAGGCCAAACTCAGGCCAAGATGAACACTCAGGTGACCCATCCCAACCCCTTTTCCAGAGCAGGTATGGTATGGAAGAATTGGGCGGCTTTGGCAAGACTGGCTATGGAGACTCCCATATGATAGACATGGATAACTTGGATGGGTTGCAAGGATCACCATCCCAACTGGGTGAGGATCTTAGCTACATGGGGCATTACGAGGGAGATCTGGAAGCACCAGAAGGAGCCGAGCATCAAGATTATCAAACAGGTGCTTCACGAAATAGAGTGGCTGCGGTCGGTTCACCTGCCGGctctcccactaggacaaacaTTGATGTCAGCGGAGAGCTCAGCTGTTTATTGATCAATGAAGAAGGGTATCTACAGGACCCAAGTATGTTGTACCCTGAAAATGTGTCTGGCGATCCTGGCGGCAGGGAGAACTTCAGGGGCCCGGGCATTCGCGGTGACCCATCTTTAGACAGCACGGAGGACATGTATAGACAGTCAGATGCGTACAATGACACCTTAAACCTGGGAGAGAGGCTTCAGCATCCGGcagcggggagaggggggaggagacaaAACTGTAACCAGTGCTCCATGTCGTTCCCTGATTCAGCCTCACTAAAGGCCCACAAGCAGACACATAAGAGCACCGGACAAGTGCCACCGTACTCCTGCACCCAGTGCGGAAAGACTTTCACGCAAGCCTGCAACCTCAAAGTCCACCAGAGGATCCATTCGGGGCAGGGGCTTCACCTCTGCAGCCATTGTGGGAAaggtttctcttctttctctgaCCTAAAGACACATAAGTGTGGCCAAACAGGTGACAAACCGTACTGCTGCACTGTATGCGGGAACAAGTTCAGTCGTCTCTGGAATCTTAAGTTGCACCGGAGAATTCACACTCAAGAAAAACCTCATCGGTGCACTATGTGTGATAAGAGCTTCACAAGGGCGGATATATTGAAAGTTCACCAGCGTACCCACACGGGGGAAAGACCATACTGCTGCACTGTCTGTGGACTCAGCTTCAAGCGCCTGGATCATCTGAAATCGCATCAACGCAAACACATGACAGATCTATGA
- the LOC144383041 gene encoding uncharacterized protein LOC144383041, with the protein MSDLDTLIVTFQTQLSDVMETVTKTAMYEVTRLVEEGFLEEMQRRNQELESLRMQLRRAETKLSDQVGKDARTTGWCVGCSKGDVPLRGGDPAEGSPTEQPADIFRACVIKEEGDSMERWSMCCAQEVIPESEDNPTCTFSPERKRLTEEEDALPAVDVKDEDANKLSGFSVHWRAPLDYEVEPEKTEAQPERAQESREKLLRDVIAQNTQVPATYVFPKDQEPAHVATESSLVVDGGWTGMAVTTAALLQNDRFSSEPHCDSVKTSSSLKLTEQELSNSHAVAAHVDVLISSRADQISSSASPTSRLQNSDAYGVTIKQEVVVDSDVCVESEPKKKRTMMSRMASFSCSVKHHRGSSDAFKQNRISHKASVQDVKKLHSKVAAGLRLQAAVQHLHGPTKKAAHAHSNSANTALSIAPVNLNPLNRTQSTSKTLPPPSLSLQRVHLGDKQTAAHNRTGVPWVTIKAQQSANALRSDALLHPDSDPRTVPRHLLRCGVCGKCFPHPSNLKAHLQTHTGERPFCCSLCGRSFTKLSNLKAHRRVHTGERPYCCSACGKRFTQKCNLKRHQSIHLDV; encoded by the exons ATGTCGGACCTGGACACCCTCATCGTGACCTTTCAGACCCAGCTGTCGGATGTAATGGAGACCGTAACAAAGACAGCCATGTACGAGGTCACGAGGTTGGTTGAGGAGGGCTTCTTGGAGGAGATGCAGCGCAGGAACCAGgagctggagtccctgaggatGCAGCTGCGACGGGCTGAGACGAAACTAAGTGACCAAGTGGGGAAAGACGCAAGAACAACCGGGTGGTGCGTTGGGTGTTCAAAGGGTGATGTGCCACTGCGCGGTGGTGATCCTGCAGAAGGAAGCCCCACAGAACAGCCAGCTG ATATCTTCAGGGCCTGCGTGATCAAAGAAGAAGGTGACTCTATGGAAAGGTGGTCAATGTGCTGCGCACAGGAAGTCATACCAGAGTCGGAAGACAATCCTACATGCACTTTTAGTCCTGAGAGGAAGCGTCTG ACCGAAGAGGAGGATGCGTTGCCGGCGGTGGATGTGAAGGATGAAGATGCAAATAAGCTGTCTGGTTTTTCTGTGCATTGGAGGGCTCCTCTTGATT ATGAAGTGGAACCTGAGAAGACTGAGGCACAACCCGAACGAGCTCAAGAGAGCCGTGAAAAACTATTGAGGGATGTTATTGCACAAAACACGCAGGTCCCTGCTACATACGTTTTTCCCAAAGACCAGGAGCCAGCGCACGTGGCCACAGAGTCGTCTTTAGTGGTGGACGGAGGCTGGACCGGCATGGCTGTCACAACAGCCGCTTTACTGCAGAATGACAGATTTTCATCAGAACCGCACTGTGATTCAGTCAAAACCAGTAGTTCTCTAAAGCTAACTGAACAAGAGCTGTCCAACTCGCATGCTGTCGCAGCACATGTCGATGTTCTGATTTCCTCGCGTGCAGATCAGATTTCATCCTCTGCGTCCCCGACGTCGAGACTGCAAAACAGTGATGCGTATGGTGTCACTATCAAGCAGGAGGTGGTCGTCGATTCGGATGTATGTGTGGAAAGCGAacctaaaaaaaagaggacaatgATGTCCAGGATGGCATCTTTCTCATGCTCGGTTAAACATCACAGAGGGAGTTCAGATGCATTTAAGCAGAACCGCATTTCCCACAAAGCATCTGTGCAGGACGTTAAGAAGCTGCATTCCAAAGTGGCCGCTGGTCTCCGATTACAAGCTGCTGTTCAGCACCTCCACGGGCCGACGAAAAAGGCTGCTCACGCACACTCGAACAGTGCTAACACAGCACTGTCTATAGCTCCCGTAAACTTAAATCCCCTCAACAGAACTCAGTCCACATCTAAAACGCTTCCTCCACCATCTCTCTCATTGCAGCGAGTTCACCTGGGCGATAAACAGACCGCAGCACACAATCGGACGGGTGTCCCTTGGGTCACCATCAAAGCGCAGCAGTCCGCAAACGCCCTTCGCAGCGACGCGCTACTCCACCCGGACTCTGACCCTCGCACCGTACCCAGGCATCTCCTGCGCTGCGGTGTGTGCGGGAAGTGCTTCCCCCACCCCAGCAACCTGAAGGCCCacctgcagacgcacacaggcgAGCGGCCTTTTTGCTGCTCCCTCTGTGGTCGCAGCTTCACCAAGCTGAGCAACCTCAAGGCCCACAGACGGGTCCACACAGGGGAGAGACCGTACTGCTGCTCGGCCTGTGGCAAACGCTTCACCCAGAAATGCAACCTGAAGCGCCACCAGAGTATCCACCTGGATGTATGA